In Verrucomicrobia bacterium CG1_02_43_26, one genomic interval encodes:
- a CDS encoding GTPase ObgE yields the protein MFIDEKIVRLKAGNGGNGCMSFRREKYIPKGGPDGGDGGKGGDIVLVCDENMNDLTPYHFKAHYQAKAGQDGAGRNCTGVSGESCELKMPPGTIVYDQDSGIRVAELLVPGQRVVLLQGGKGGLGNIHFKSSVNRAPRQAIPGEQVEEKEFKLVLKFIANIGLVGFPNAGKSSLQGLLTKAHPKTAPYPFTTKVPNIGVIEYENHYDRLLLADIPGLIKGASENKGLGHRFLRHIERCSLLLFILDMAGVDNRDPLEDYAQLREELRLFDPKLLEKPHMIAANKMDLPEAKENLKRFQKKHKGLFIRPISCLEGTGIKELKEDLYADLRSSDISDN from the coding sequence GTTTATTGACGAAAAAATAGTCCGCTTAAAGGCGGGTAATGGTGGTAACGGGTGTATGAGTTTTCGTAGAGAAAAATACATCCCCAAAGGTGGCCCGGATGGTGGCGATGGCGGCAAGGGTGGCGATATCGTTCTCGTTTGCGATGAGAACATGAATGACCTCACGCCTTATCATTTTAAAGCCCACTACCAAGCCAAAGCCGGCCAAGATGGCGCCGGCAGAAACTGTACCGGTGTCAGCGGAGAAAGCTGCGAGCTCAAAATGCCCCCGGGTACAATCGTCTATGATCAAGATTCTGGCATAAGGGTAGCCGAGCTCCTCGTCCCTGGCCAACGCGTTGTGCTGCTTCAAGGCGGCAAGGGCGGCTTGGGCAACATCCACTTTAAATCTTCCGTAAACCGCGCTCCCCGGCAAGCCATTCCGGGCGAACAGGTCGAGGAAAAGGAGTTCAAGCTCGTCCTCAAATTTATAGCAAACATCGGCCTGGTAGGTTTCCCTAATGCTGGTAAATCTTCCCTGCAGGGTTTGCTGACAAAAGCCCATCCAAAGACAGCTCCTTATCCTTTCACAACAAAGGTACCTAATATCGGTGTCATCGAATACGAAAATCACTACGATCGTCTTCTTTTGGCAGATATCCCAGGGCTCATCAAGGGTGCTAGTGAAAACAAGGGCCTTGGCCATCGTTTCTTAAGGCATATCGAGCGTTGTAGCCTCTTGCTGTTTATTTTAGACATGGCTGGTGTAGATAACCGTGACCCTTTAGAGGATTACGCCCAACTGCGTGAAGAGCTCCGCTTATTCGATCCTAAATTGCTGGAAAAACCGCACATGATTGCCGCCAATAAGATGGACCTCCCAGAGGCTAAGGAGAATTTAAAGCGTTTTCAGAAAAAGCATAAGGGTCTTTTTATTCGCCCTATATCCTGCCTGGAGGGCACAGGAATTAAAGAGCTCAAAGAAGACTTATACGCAGACTTGCGTTCTTCAGACATTTCTGATAATTAA